In Oncorhynchus clarkii lewisi isolate Uvic-CL-2024 unplaced genomic scaffold, UVic_Ocla_1.0 unplaced_contig_3088_pilon_pilon, whole genome shotgun sequence, a genomic segment contains:
- the LOC139396483 gene encoding small ribosomal subunit protein mS29-like: MLVLTLTGCVDGVKGSGKTMSLCQTVHNCSTQGWLVLHIPDAHLWVKNCKELLPSSYHASRFDQPIQASNWLRNFRTTNEHFLSKIKLRQRYVWTKRESTEEGRPLGELVDMGVSRVKSSSDVVGAVLKELRLQAGGTEGGFRLAVAVDGVNGLWGRTTLKKEHKSPVAPEELTLVHNLRKMINNDWCGGAVIATLSQTGSLYAPSSAYLPQELLGEEGFDSMDPFIPVPVSLYSEKEFESCYLDRHWLQHPHSQTEEGKKEMIFLRNRNPSVLERLCAFL; encoded by the exons CTTGACTGGTTGTGTAGATGGGGTGAAGGGCAGTGGGaagaccatgtctctctgtcaAACTGTCCACAACTGCTCCACACAAGGATGGCTAGTACTACACATACCAGATg CCCACCTGTGGGTGAAGAACTGTAAGGAGCTGTTGCCCTCCTCCTACCACGCCTCCCGCTTTGACCAGCCAATACAGGCCTCCAACTGGCTACGCAACTTCAGAACCACCAATGAACACTTCCTCTCCAAG ATCAAGTTGAGGCAGCGGTACGTGTGGACTAAAAGAGAGAGCACTGAGGAGGGACGGCCACTAGGGGAGCTGGTGGACATG GGAGTGTCTCGTGTGAAGAGCAGCAGTGATGTGGTGGGGGCAGTTCTAAAGGAGCTGAGGCTACAGgctggggggacagaggggggctTCAGGCTGGCTGTGGCTGTTGATGGAGTCAACGGTCTCTGGGGAAGGACCACGCTCAAGAAGGAGCACAAGAGCCCT gTGGCTCCAGAGGAGTTGACGTTGGTTCATAACTTGAGGAAGATGATCAACAATGACTGG tgtggAGGGGCGGTCATCGCCACGCTGTCTCAGACAGGATCTCTCTACGCTCCAAGCTCTGCCTACCTGCCCCAGGAGCTGCTGGGAGAG GAGGGCTTTGACAGCATGGACCCATTTATCCCAGTACCAGTCTCCCTCTACAGTGAGAAGGAGTTTGAGAGCTGTTACCTGGACCGCCACTGGCTACAACACCCACACA gtcagacagaggaagggaagaaaGAAATGATCTTCCTCAGAAACAGAAACCCTTCTGTACTGGAGAGACTGTGTGCCTTCCTGTAA